The Syngnathus scovelli strain Florida chromosome 13, RoL_Ssco_1.2, whole genome shotgun sequence genome has a window encoding:
- the LOC125979816 gene encoding excitatory amino acid transporter 1 has product MQRFREGIHIRTMKAKRKVEEISKEDIQTFLKKNAFVLFTVGAVIVGIILGFALRPYKMSYREVKYFSFPGELLMRMLQMLVLPLLVSSLITGMAALDSKASGKMGMRAVVYYMTTTFIAVFIGILIVLIIHPGKGSKDEFGKQQLIEQVSPVDAFLDLIRNMFPPNLVQACTQQFKTKYGKRVIHVTMTVNDTLFNTTNGTQDVMEITREEVIPVPGQVNGVNALGLVVFSMCFGLIIGNMKEQGQLLRDFFDSLNEAIMKLVAIIMWYAPIGILFLIAGKIVEMDDLTQMGGQLGMYTITVIIGLMIHAILILPTLYFVITRQNPFIFIAGLLQALITALGTSSSSATLPVTFKCLEENNKIDKRITRFVLPVGATINMDGTALYEALAAIFIAQVNNMEMNFGQIITISITATAASIGAAGIPQAGLVTMVIVLTSVGLPTDDITLIIAVDWFLDRLRTTTNVLGDSIGAGIIEFLSRHELRSKDVEMGNSVLEEKERKKPYKLISQDSDLENDKRGHNESIM; this is encoded by the exons ATGCAGCGTTTCAGAGAAGGCATTCACATACGCACCATGAAGGCCAAGAGGAAAGTGGAAGAGATCTCCAAAGAGGACATCCAAACTTTCCTAAAAAAGAACGCCTTTGTTCTGTTTACGGTTGGTGCAGTTATTGTAG GAATTATTCTGGGATTTGCTTTGCGTCCTTACAAGATGTCCTATCGAGAGGTGAAGTACTTTTCATTCCCTGGAGAACTACTGATGAGAATGCTGCAGATGCTTGTTTTACCCTTACTGGTCTCCAGTTTAATAACAG GAATGGCAGCATTGGACAGCAAAGCCTCGGGCAAGATGGGCATGAGAGCTGTGGTTTACTACATGACTACTACCTTTATTGCAGTCTTCATTGGCATCCTCATTGTCCTGATCATCCACCCAGGAAAAGGATCTAAAGATGAATTTGGAAAGCAACAGCTGATAGAGCAAGTCAGTCCTGTAGATGCCTTTTTGGATCTGATCAG AAATATGTTTCCGCCAAATTTGGTCCAAGCCTGCACACAACAG TTCAAAACCAAATATGGAAAACGAGTCATTCATGTGACCATGACTGTGAACGACACCCTCTTTAATACAACCAATGGAACCCAGGACGTTATGGAGATCACTCGAGAGGAAGTGATACCAGTGCCTGGTCAGGTGAACGGAGTCAATGCACTAGGGTTGGTGGTCTTCTCCATGTGCTTCGGGCTGATCATTGGCAATATGAAGGAGCAAGGCCAACTCCTAAGGGATTTCTTTGACAGCCTCAACGAAGCAATCATGAAGCTGGTTGCTATCATCATGTG GTATGCTCCTATTGGTATCCTGTTCCTCATTGCGGGGAAAATAGTGGAGATGGATGACCTTACACAAATGGGTGGCCAGTTGGGCATGTATACGATCACAGTGATCATTGGTCTAATGATCCATGCCATTCTTATTCTTCCCACCCTGTATTTTGTTATCACTCGGCAGAACCCTTTCATTTTTATTGCTGGGCTTTTGCAAGCTTTGATCACTGCATTGGGCACCTCTTCCAG CTCAGCCACCCTTCCTGTCACGTTTAAATGTCTGGAGGAGAACAACAAAATAGACAAGCGAATTACTCGCTTTGTATTGCCTGTGGGTGCTACCATCAACATGGACGGCACCGCACTCTATGAGGCACTAGCGGCCATTTTTATTGCCCAAGTCAACAACATGGAGATGAACTTTGGTCAGATCATTACCATTAG TATTACAGCAACTGCAGCTAGTATTGGAGCTGCCGGAATCCCACAAGCAGGCCTGGTCACTATGGTAATTGTATTGACTTCTGTTGGACTTCCTACTGATGACATCACGCTGATCATTGCAGTTGATTGGTTCCT CGACCGCCTGCGAACCACCACCAATGTTTTGGGGGATTCAATCGGAGCAGGCATCATAGAGTTCCTCTCCCGGCATGAGCTTCGTAGCAAAGATGTGGAGATGGGAAACTCTGTGCTGGAggagaaagaaaggaagaaacCTTACAAACTCATCTCACAGGATAGTGATTTGGAAAATGACAAACGTGGTCACAATGAATCAATCATGTAG
- the nadk2 gene encoding NAD kinase 2, mitochondrial isoform X1, translated as MPCRSVKNLMCLGNHVASLALRVSPLRQIHTSTCNSSTEPKYGFKPKKVAVVTKTTRYEFEQQRYRYAGLSEEDLKHLLAMKGSSYSGLLERHNIHTNNVEHIVKSLQKEGIEVKVVKRGGYDSEVVQWADAIISAGGDGTMLLVASKVLSKDKPVVGVNTDPERSEGHLCLPVKYTRKFPEALGKLCRGEFRWQWRQRIRLHLEGTGINPTPLDLHEQQLSLEQHSQAHRITTMDHQQKTGVLNESVSKPSLLPVRSLNEIFIGESLSSRASYYEISVDDGPWEKQKSSGLSICTGTGSKAWSYNINKLAEQAVNEILTIGKCQTGLAIPLNPEFIDRVTDRYNESLVFSPEDRRLFFSIREPIVNRVFSSSRQRGFASKVCVRSRCWDACMVVDGGSSFEFNDGAIATISMSEDDQLRTVVLDN; from the exons ATGCCTTGCCGTTCTGTGAAGAACTTGATGTGTCTTGGAAATCACGTGGCGAGTCTAGCCTTACGCGTAAGCCCACTTCGCCAAATTCACACTTCAACATGCAACTCTTCAACCGAACCAAAATATGGATTCAAACCTAAAAAAGTAGCGGTGGTTACCAAGACGACCCGATATGAGTTCGAACAGCAACGTTATCGGTATGCAGGACTCTCCGAGGAGGATCTGAAGCATCTG CTTGCTATGAAGGGTTCCAGCTACAGTGGCCTGCTGGAAAgacacaacatccacacaaacaACGTGGAACATATTGTGAAAAGTCTACA GAAAGAAGGAATTGAAGTTAAAGTAGTGAAAAGGGGGGGATATGATTCCGAAGTAGTGCAATGGGCAGATGCCATCATATCTGCTGGAG GTGATGGGACAATGCTGCTTGTTGCCAGTAAGGTGTTGAGCAAGGACAAACCAGTTGTTGGAGTAAACACAGACCCTGAGAG GTCAGAGGGTCATCTGTGCTTGCCTGTAAAGTACACTCGcaaattcccagaggcactgggGAAACTCTGCCGTGGTGAGTTCAG GTGGCAGTGGCGACAAAGGATTCGACTTCACCTTGAGGgcactggaataaatcccactcCACTAGACCTGCATGAACAGCAGCTGAGCCTGGAGCAACACAGCCAGGCCCATCGCATCACCACCATGGACCACCAGCAGA AGACCGGAGTACTGAATGAAAGCGTCTCCAAGCCGAGTCTTCTTCCCGTCCGGAGCCTGAATGAAATCTTCATCGGAGAATCTCTGTCGTCCAG GGCGTCATACTATGAGATCTCAGTCGATGATGGTCCATGGGAAAAGCAGAAGAGTTCAGGGCTCAGCATTTGCACAGGAACAGGATCCAAAGCTTG GTCATATAACATCAACAAACTTGCTGAACAAGCGGTGAATGAGATCCTAACAATAG GAAAATGTCAAACGGGCCTTGCTATTCCACTAAACCCTGAATTTATTGATAGAG TTACTGACAGGTACAATGAGTCATTGGTGTTCAGTCCAGAGGACAGACGCTTGTTTTTCAGCATCCGAGAGCCAATCGTAAACAGAGTGTTTTCAAGCAGCCGGCAGAGAGGCTTCGCCAGCAA GGTGTGCGTTCGCTCTCGGTGCTGGGACGCCTGCATGGTGGTGGACGGTGGTAGCTCATTTGAGTTCAATGACGGCGCCATTGCAACAATCAGCATGAGTGAGGACGATCAACTCCGCACAGTTGTTCTGGATAACTGA
- the nadk2 gene encoding NAD kinase 2, mitochondrial isoform X2, giving the protein MLLVASKVLSKDKPVVGVNTDPERSEGHLCLPVKYTRKFPEALGKLCRGEFRWQWRQRIRLHLEGTGINPTPLDLHEQQLSLEQHSQAHRITTMDHQQKTGVLNESVSKPSLLPVRSLNEIFIGESLSSRASYYEISVDDGPWEKQKSSGLSICTGTGSKAWSYNINKLAEQAVNEILTIGKCQTGLAIPLNPEFIDRVTDRYNESLVFSPEDRRLFFSIREPIVNRVFSSSRQRGFASKVCVRSRCWDACMVVDGGSSFEFNDGAIATISMSEDDQLRTVVLDN; this is encoded by the exons ATGCTGCTTGTTGCCAGTAAGGTGTTGAGCAAGGACAAACCAGTTGTTGGAGTAAACACAGACCCTGAGAG GTCAGAGGGTCATCTGTGCTTGCCTGTAAAGTACACTCGcaaattcccagaggcactgggGAAACTCTGCCGTGGTGAGTTCAG GTGGCAGTGGCGACAAAGGATTCGACTTCACCTTGAGGgcactggaataaatcccactcCACTAGACCTGCATGAACAGCAGCTGAGCCTGGAGCAACACAGCCAGGCCCATCGCATCACCACCATGGACCACCAGCAGA AGACCGGAGTACTGAATGAAAGCGTCTCCAAGCCGAGTCTTCTTCCCGTCCGGAGCCTGAATGAAATCTTCATCGGAGAATCTCTGTCGTCCAG GGCGTCATACTATGAGATCTCAGTCGATGATGGTCCATGGGAAAAGCAGAAGAGTTCAGGGCTCAGCATTTGCACAGGAACAGGATCCAAAGCTTG GTCATATAACATCAACAAACTTGCTGAACAAGCGGTGAATGAGATCCTAACAATAG GAAAATGTCAAACGGGCCTTGCTATTCCACTAAACCCTGAATTTATTGATAGAG TTACTGACAGGTACAATGAGTCATTGGTGTTCAGTCCAGAGGACAGACGCTTGTTTTTCAGCATCCGAGAGCCAATCGTAAACAGAGTGTTTTCAAGCAGCCGGCAGAGAGGCTTCGCCAGCAA GGTGTGCGTTCGCTCTCGGTGCTGGGACGCCTGCATGGTGGTGGACGGTGGTAGCTCATTTGAGTTCAATGACGGCGCCATTGCAACAATCAGCATGAGTGAGGACGATCAACTCCGCACAGTTGTTCTGGATAACTGA